The sequence TTCGGACCAtcactctttttgatatatattaatgacctgcacttgggtatacagagcataATGTCAAAGTTTgaagataacacaaaacttggaaatatcgtAAATAGTCAGGATAGCAACAGATGTTGGGAAGACATAGACAGATTGTTGAAATAGGCAGACATATGACAGgtgcaatttaacgcagagaattgtgaagtgattcattttagtaggaggaatgaggagagacaatataagctgaatgatacaattttaaagggggttgcaggaatagagagacctgggggcttaCCTACACATGTCTTTGGAGGTggaagggcaagttgagaaggctgttgaaaAGACACACGAGAGCCTGGGCTTTAGTAATAGAggcctagagtacaaaagcaaggaagttacgctgAACCTTTAtatatcactggttaggccccagctggagtgccGCACTTCAGGAACAATGTCAAGACTTTagtgatggtgcagaggagatttactaaaatggtaccagggctgagtgacttcagttatgtgaagagactggagcaGCTGGAGTTGTTcttagagcacagaaggttaagggaagatttgatagaggtgttcaaaatcataaatagttttaatagagtaaataaagatgagctgcttccaatggcagaagggtcagtaaccaaaggacacatttaaggtgattggtaaatgagccagaggcaacatgaggaaataaCTCTGTGCAGGTGAGTGACCTGGAATGGTGCTGGGAGcacattcaataataactttcaaaatggaattggataaataattgaggcTGCATTTTCggctgctgatttcggggcggtaatggcggcggggctgtaaagttagcgcccgggaacagtttgcggctcagtaagtaagtttgggcagctgagccctgagtCAGGGGTGcagcggtaagggaggcgttgtacacctctgtaTCGGGGTGTTAGCGTGGGAAacccccgagctaaagagccgggctgggagcgctccgagatacgcctggggggggggggggggggagcgggggggaagccacaaaaaacattcccaaaacattgcccacgtcaccacaacacaaatcacaaaaaaatgtaaaagaaaaaacaatcacaccacTGGGAGTCCATGACTTACCTCTCTGCTGTCGGTATCGTtgcaccgcctgatttcccaggcggtcactgcgggggggcgctgcggggcggacggatCCGGCAAAAGTCAAAACTCACGCCGGTgttgccggtgttgcaaccaggggcgctgctcttccgggcggtgctgctccacgctGCCGCTAAACCGGGCCGAGGATgggtgcggggcgctggaggctgactgaccggaacacctcaccgccgccattgccgccgctccggggcgagaaaCGGAGTGGGGAGGAGTGGATCCACTCCTTGAAGTTTCAAATATTGCagagctatgtggaaagagcaggggagtgggatcagTTGGATTGGTTTTCGAAAGAGCCGGCATtggcacggtgggctgaatggcctctttctgtgtgggTTCATTTTATGACTCGAAGCAAATCacaggttcggcctcagctggaatattgtgtccaattctgcgcaACACACTTCAGGGAGGATGTTAcgtccttggagagggtgcagagaaagtTTACCAGCATgttaccagagatgagggatttcTGTTGTGCAGACAGATTGGAGAAGCTAGGATTactctccatagagcagagaaggttaaggggagatttaatagcggtCTTCAAAACTATGAGGGGTTTCGGTAGAGCAAGTGGGAGAAACTGTTCCTTCTGGtaagagggtcggtaaccagaggtcgtagatttaaaataattggcaaaagaacaggaGGGGAAATGAGGCGACttctttcacacagagggttggtaaggtctgaaagggtgctggagcagATTCCGCAGGAAATTTCAAAAGGCAATGGGACCTATTGAAGAGTTAtgggaaatttgcagggctatggggagaaagctgggGGCGGGACTAAGCGCGATTGCCCTTTCAAAGCgctggcacaggcacgacaggccgaaaggcctccttctgaacTGTAAGACTTTAGGATTCTATTCTAAGTGATCTTGGGATGTTCAAAGCCTCCCAAAATCAGCTGCCGTTTCTTGGCGTCCAGCTTGTAAATTAGGCCAGATCGCTGTTGGAAGCCAGACCTACTTCTCACGTGCTGACAAAGgacaaaaataaaatattttccgatTTGATAATCAGGACCTTTAGATGAAAGACTATCAACCGGGAAAGCTGAAATCCTGAGTTCCATTTGAGCCGACGTTGAAGAGAGAGCTCCCAATATCCCAGCGAGTGGAGCATTAAATATGAAGTGGAGGTACTAAATCATGCATAAGCCAGATGTTGCTTCATTACTTGAGAAATTGGGGATAAACCAACGTGTCAGGCAAGAAATGTTCCTTTCTTCAGTGCAGGCAGATTTCGGGTTGAAATGTTGCTGACAAATTGCCCTTTCCTTATTTGCCTAGCTAGTGTAATTAATTTAGGTAAAGGATAGTGCAGTCGCACTCTACATAGCAGGTATTGGTATATTCTTCACAGACACTGCTTAATTGTTTTATGAGTTTGTGAGCAGGACGATCAATCACACACTCAGTGGAATGGAACAGCTCCACTACCAATGGAATTCTCCATCCCGTTCACCTCAGTGCACAGCAAGTCtccaatagaaagaaagacttgcatttctatagtgcctttcacaacctcaggacgtcccaaagcgctttacagcaaagaagtgcagtcactgctataatgtgtcagctgtggctcagtgggtaacacgctcgcctccgagtcagaaggttgtgggttcattgagcacataaatctaggctgacactccagtgcagtgctgagggagtgctccactgtcgaaggtgccgtctttcggatgacacattaaaccgaggccctgtctgctctctcaggtggacataaaagatcccacagcactattttgaagaagagcagggaagttattcccagtgtcctggccaatattcatccctcaatcaacataacaaaaaaacagattatctggtcattatcacattgctgtttgtgggagcttgctgtgcacaaattggctgccgcatttcctacattataacagtgactgcacatcaaaagtacttcattggctgtatagtgttttgagacgtccggtggtcgtgaaaggcgctatataaatccaagtctttcttttttaatgcAGAAACACAGCACCCTAGTGGTTATGGCACGGGGTTAGTAACCCAGAGGTCCTGCCTTCAGAATCCTACCATTGGATTCATTAAATCTGGTCAGTTGTGGACTGGCACCAGAAAAATTACCATGGGAActactggttcactcatgtccttcagggaagggcacCTGCCGCCCCTGCCTGGTCGAGCcaaatgtgactccagttccacattaTGTTGAATCGGTGCAACGATTTCTTGGGATATTGCCTAAATAAAAAAGAAGGTCCTTCATGCCTGGCTTGCCAGGTCTCATGGGTTGGACATGGTCCATGGGTTGGACATGGTCCATGGGCTGGACATGGTCCATGGGCTGGGCATGGTCCATGGACTGGGCACGGTCCATGGGTTGGACATGGTCCATGGGCTGGGCATGGTCCATGGACTGGGCATGGTTCATGGACTGGGCATGGTTCATGGGCTGGGCATGGTCCATGGGTTGGGCATGGTCCATGGACTGGGCATGGTTCATGGGCAGGATCTGGTCCATGGGTTGGACATGGTCCATGGGCTGGGCATGGTCTATGGGTTGGACATGGTCCATGGGCTGGGCATGGTCCATGGGTTGGGCATGGTCCATGGACTGGGCATGGTTCATGGACTGGGCATGGTTCATGGGCAGGATCTGGTCCATGGGTTGGACATGGTCCATGGGCTGGGCATGGTCCATGGGTTGGACATGGTCCATGGGCTGGGCATGGTCCATGGGCTGGGCATGGTCCATGGACTGGGCATGGTCCATGGGTTGGACATGGCCCATGGACTGGGCATGGTTCATGGACTGGGCATGGTTCATGGGCAGGATCTGGTCCATGGGCTGGGCATGGTCCATGGGTTGGGCATGGTCCATGGGTTGGGCATGGTTCATGGACTGGGCATGGTTCATGGGCAGGATCTGGTCCATGGGTTGGACATGGTCCATGGGCTGGACATGGTCCATGGTTTGGACATGATCCATAGGTTGGACATGGTCCATGGGCTGGGCATGGTCCATGGGCTGGGCATGGTCCATGGGTTGGACATGGTTCATGGGTTGGGCATGGTCCATGGGCTGGGCATGGTCCATGGGCTGGGCATGGTCCATGGGTTGGACATGGTCCATGGGATGGGCATGGTCCATGGGTTGGACATGGTCCATGGGCTGGGCATGGTCCATGGTTTGGACATGATCCATGGGTTGGACATGGTCCATGGGCTGGGCATGGTCCATGGGTTGGACATGGTCCATGGGCTGGGCATGGTCCATGGGTTGGACATGGTTCATGGGTTGGGCATGGTCCATGGGTTGGGCATGGTCCATGGGCTGGGCATGGTCCATGGACTGGGCATGGTCCATGGGTTGGACATGGTCCATGGACTGGGCTTGGTCCATGGGTTGGGCATGGTCCATGGACTGGGCATGGTTCATGGGCTGGGCATGGTCCATGGGTTGGACATGGTCCATGGGCTGGGCATGGTCCATGGACTGGGCATGGTCCATGGGTTGGGCATGGTCCATGGACTGGGCATGGTCCATGGGTTGGGCATGGTCCATGGACTGGGCATGGTTCATGGACTGGGCATGGTTCATGGGCAGGATCTGGTCCATGGGTTGGACATGGTCCATGGGCTGGGCATGGTCCATGAGTTGGACATGCTCCATGggttggttgtgagcctggtggatgaactggtaatgtgtagtgtgattgttaaagctttgctaataaacgactgagttcttaatagcaatgtgttgctatgaattcttaagcaaagaactcatgaagcaaatacattgcagacaTGGTCCATGGGCAGGACCTGGTGCATGGGCTGGGCATGGTCCATGGGTTGGACATGGTCCATGGGCTGGGCATGGTCCATGGGCTGGGCATGGTCCATGGGTTGGGCATGGTCCATGGGTTGGGCATGGTTCATGGACTGGGCATGGTTCATGGGCAGGATCTGGTCCATGGGTTGGACATGGTCCATGGGCTGGACATGGTCCATGGTTTGGACATGATCCATAGGTTGGACATGGTCCATGGGCTGGGCATGGTCCATGGGCTGGGCATGGTCCATGGGTTGGACATGGTTCAT is a genomic window of Pristiophorus japonicus isolate sPriJap1 chromosome 21, sPriJap1.hap1, whole genome shotgun sequence containing:
- the LOC139233527 gene encoding ovarian abundant message protein-like → MEHVQLMDHAQPMDHVQPMDQILPMNHAQSMNHAQSMDHAQPMDHAQSMDHAQPMDHAQSMDHAQPMDHVQPMDHAQPMNHAQSMDHAQPMDQAQSMDHVQPMDHAQSMDHAQPMDHAQPMDHAQPMNHVQPMDHAQPMDHVQPMDHAQPMDHVQPMDHVQTMDHAQPMDHVQPMDHAHPMDHVQPMDHAQPMDHAQPMDHAQPMNHVQPMDHAQPMDHAQPMDHVQPMDHVQTMDHVQPMDHVQPMDQILPMNHAQSMNHAQPMDHAQPMDHAQPMDQILPMNHAQSMNHAQSMGHVQPMDHAQSMDHAQPMDHAQPMDHVQPMDHAQPMDHVQPMDQILPMNHAQSMNHAQSMDHAQPMDHAQPMDHVQPIDHAQPMDHVQPMDQILPMNHAQSMDHAQPMDHAQPMNHAQSMNHAQSMDHAQPMDHVQPMDRAQSMDHAQPMDHVQPMDHVQPMDHVQPMRPAPPRSDRLGNQAVQRYRQQRERNGEKFASPPAGVSGSTNRQRPAPASSPPDRCAGDDDGIGMRSDPFSPRRLNSVAPSEAAAGDRVHQAGRREQVSQDLCFSCTISF